A part of Alphaproteobacteria bacterium genomic DNA contains:
- a CDS encoding ATP-binding cassette domain-containing protein has translation MATKTPKIRLRDVHKSFGAKKVLTGVDFEIAPGESVVIIGGSGSGKSVTLKCILGLLEPERGSIEVDGQEIVGRRGRDMEHVLRKFGMLFQGAALFDSLPVWENVAFGLIQAKRIARADAKEIAIKKLAQVGLGPDVGELGPAELSGGMKKRVGLARAIATDPEIVFFDEPTTGLDPIMGDVINDLIRKCVNELGATALSITHDLASARKIADRIAMIYGGKIIWTGPVAALDRVDNPYVDQFIHGRAQGPIQMELRA, from the coding sequence ATGGCCACAAAAACCCCGAAAATCCGGCTCCGGGACGTGCACAAATCGTTTGGCGCCAAAAAGGTTCTCACCGGCGTCGATTTCGAAATTGCGCCTGGCGAGTCGGTTGTGATCATCGGCGGCTCCGGCTCCGGCAAATCCGTGACGCTCAAATGCATCCTCGGCCTCCTCGAGCCAGAGCGCGGTTCGATCGAGGTCGATGGCCAGGAGATCGTGGGACGTCGGGGGCGCGATATGGAGCATGTTTTGCGAAAATTCGGCATGCTGTTCCAGGGTGCCGCCCTCTTCGATAGCCTCCCCGTATGGGAGAACGTCGCCTTCGGCCTCATCCAGGCCAAGCGTATCGCCCGCGCCGACGCCAAGGAGATTGCGATCAAGAAGCTCGCGCAGGTGGGGCTCGGCCCAGACGTGGGCGAGCTTGGACCGGCGGAGCTTTCCGGCGGCATGAAAAAGCGCGTCGGCCTCGCGCGAGCGATCGCAACCGATCCCGAGATCGTTTTTTTCGACGAGCCGACGACGGGCCTCGACCCAATCATGGGGGATGTGATCAACGATCTCATCCGCAAATGCGTGAACGAGCTCGGTGCCACCGCCCTCTCGATCACACACGATTTGGCGAGTGCGCGCAAAATTGCCGACCGAATCGCGATGATCTATGGCGGAAAGATCATCTGGACGGGGCCGGTCGCAGCCCTCGATCGTGTCGACAATCCGTATGTCGACCAATTCATTCACGGCCGGGCCCAGGGCCCGATACAAATGGAGCTGCGTGCATGA